A window from Pseudomonas campi encodes these proteins:
- a CDS encoding M48 family metalloprotease: MKLQFPLSALAFATLLSGCQNMSPDAMLQTGMMAVQAATLSDAEVKSQADQACVQMDAEAPIAPADSKYSQRLDKIAANLGSQIHGTPVNYKVYLTDEVNAWAMANGCVRVYSGLMDLMTDNEVEGVLGHEMGHVALGHTKKAMQAAYATSAARNAAASSGNGAAAALSSSQIGELGEALVNAQFSQSQESDADDFSFDLLTQRGVNREGLVTAFEKLAKLGSGESSMFDSHPASAERAAHIRARIAANK, from the coding sequence ATGAAACTGCAATTCCCCCTTTCCGCCCTCGCCTTCGCCACCCTGCTCAGCGGCTGCCAGAACATGAGCCCGGACGCCATGCTGCAAACCGGCATGATGGCCGTGCAGGCCGCCACCCTCAGCGATGCCGAAGTGAAGAGCCAGGCCGATCAGGCCTGTGTGCAGATGGACGCCGAAGCGCCCATCGCACCGGCTGACAGCAAATACAGCCAGCGCCTGGACAAGATCGCCGCCAACCTCGGCAGCCAGATTCATGGCACCCCGGTGAACTACAAGGTCTACCTGACCGACGAGGTCAACGCCTGGGCCATGGCCAACGGTTGCGTGCGCGTGTACAGCGGTCTGATGGACCTGATGACCGACAACGAAGTGGAAGGTGTACTCGGCCACGAGATGGGCCACGTCGCCCTCGGCCACACCAAGAAGGCCATGCAGGCCGCCTACGCCACCTCGGCCGCGCGCAATGCCGCCGCGTCCTCGGGCAATGGCGCCGCAGCGGCGCTGTCCAGCTCGCAAATCGGCGAACTGGGCGAGGCCCTGGTCAACGCACAGTTCTCGCAGTCCCAGGAATCCGATGCCGACGACTTCTCCTTCGACCTGCTGACCCAGCGCGGCGTCAACCGCGAAGGCCTGGTCACCGCCTTCGAGAAGCTGGCCAAGCTGGGTAGTGGCGAGAGCAGCATGTTCGACTCCCACCCGGCTTCCGCCGAACGCGCCGCGCATATCCGCGCACGTATCGCCGCCAATAAGTAA
- a CDS encoding DUF3291 domain-containing protein translates to MSRYHLAQLNIASMKEPLESPGMADFVANLERINALAESSPGYVWRLQDEAGDATAIRPFGAQMLVNLSLWQDVESLSDYVYKSAHTEMLKRRKEWFSRLGEAHMVLWWVPAGHLPDVHEAAERLQLLRELGSTGEAFSFRERYAAPASLSAS, encoded by the coding sequence ATGTCTCGTTACCACCTCGCGCAACTGAATATCGCCAGCATGAAGGAACCCCTGGAGTCACCGGGTATGGCCGACTTCGTCGCCAATCTGGAGCGCATCAATGCCCTGGCCGAGAGTTCGCCAGGCTATGTCTGGCGTCTGCAGGACGAGGCGGGCGATGCCACTGCGATCCGTCCGTTCGGCGCGCAGATGCTGGTCAATCTGTCGCTTTGGCAGGATGTCGAATCGCTCAGCGACTACGTCTACAAATCCGCCCATACCGAGATGCTCAAGCGTCGCAAGGAATGGTTCAGCCGCCTGGGCGAGGCGCACATGGTGCTGTGGTGGGTGCCGGCCGGGCATCTGCCGGATGTCCACGAGGCCGCCGAGCGTCTGCAGCTGTTGCGTGAGCTGGGGTCGACTGGCGAGGCGTTCAGCTTTCGCGAACGCTATGCCGCTCCTGCCAGCTTGTCCGCCAGTTGA
- a CDS encoding SDR family NAD(P)-dependent oxidoreductase — protein sequence MSVVLITGAASGLGWALARACHARGDQLLLTDIDASGLAARVAELGGERVEGLSGDITDPTLHRQLLDACRAVFGRLDLLFNNAGITHRSPTTRTDPAVFRQVMAVDYHAPLELTLAALPLLRESRGQVVAIGSMAGWMPVLGRAGYCAAKSALSQAFEVLRAEIARDGIQMLMVYPSFLDTPIDRNALGADGKPAGHARSTVGKVRGADWMAGEILKGLTAGQQRLFPDRGSWLASLLWRVAPALYYRQMSQRFAGELD from the coding sequence ATGAGCGTGGTGCTGATCACTGGCGCTGCCAGCGGCCTCGGCTGGGCCTTGGCGCGCGCCTGCCATGCCCGTGGCGACCAGTTGCTGCTGACCGATATCGACGCCAGCGGCCTGGCCGCACGGGTTGCCGAACTGGGCGGCGAACGGGTCGAGGGGCTGTCCGGCGATATCACCGACCCCACGCTGCACCGCCAATTGCTCGACGCCTGCCGCGCCGTGTTCGGCCGCCTCGACCTGCTGTTCAACAATGCCGGCATCACCCACCGCTCGCCGACCACCCGCACCGACCCGGCGGTGTTTCGCCAGGTCATGGCGGTGGACTACCACGCACCGTTGGAACTGACCCTGGCCGCCCTGCCGCTGCTGCGCGAAAGCCGTGGCCAGGTCGTCGCCATCGGCTCCATGGCCGGCTGGATGCCGGTACTCGGCCGCGCCGGTTACTGCGCGGCGAAAAGCGCGCTGAGCCAGGCCTTCGAGGTGCTGCGTGCGGAAATCGCCCGTGACGGCATCCAGATGCTGATGGTCTACCCGAGCTTTCTCGACACACCCATCGACCGCAACGCCCTCGGCGCCGACGGCAAGCCGGCCGGCCATGCCCGCTCGACCGTCGGCAAGGTGCGCGGCGCCGACTGGATGGCCGGAGAAATCCTCAAGGGCCTGACTGCCGGCCAGCAACGCCTGTTCCCCGATCGCGGCAGCTGGCTGGCCAGCCTGCTCTGGCGCGTGGCGCCGGCGCTGTACTACCGGCAGATGAGCCAGCGCTTTGCCGGGGAGCTGGACTGA
- a CDS encoding winged helix-turn-helix domain-containing protein, producing MSLSLSLSQARRLALAAQGFGRPPRGAIGHRQLRAQIERLGVLQIDSVNALVRSHYLPGFSRLGHYPPELLDELAWGQPRRRALFEYWGHEASLLPLELYPLLRWRMRRAADGQGIYRQLAEFGRQQREVIARVLRSVREQGALGAGSLTTRTERAGPWWDWSAEKHALEWLFAAGEVTVAGRRGFERLYDLPERVIPPAQFEHPELHEDEAQRQLLLRSADALGVATAKDLRDYYRLDAAETKVRIAELVEAGELQHVAVEGWTQPAYCRGEPKLPRRIKASALLSPFDSLIWARERTERLFDFHYRLEIYTPQHKRVYGYYVLPFLHDERLLARLDLRSERAQGRLAVHAVHGEESGLNEDALQALATQLQALASWLGLQRVVLNCRSSEATRLRPLLASDL from the coding sequence ATGAGCCTTTCCCTCTCCTTGTCGCAAGCCCGCCGCCTGGCCCTGGCCGCCCAGGGCTTCGGCCGCCCGCCGCGCGGAGCCATTGGCCATCGCCAGTTGCGGGCGCAGATCGAGCGCCTCGGCGTACTGCAGATCGACTCGGTCAATGCCCTGGTGCGCTCGCACTACCTGCCAGGTTTTTCGCGTCTCGGCCACTACCCACCCGAGCTGCTCGACGAACTGGCCTGGGGCCAACCACGGCGCCGTGCGCTGTTCGAGTACTGGGGGCATGAAGCGTCCCTGCTGCCGCTGGAGCTGTATCCGTTGCTGCGTTGGCGCATGCGCCGGGCGGCCGATGGCCAGGGCATCTATCGGCAACTGGCCGAGTTCGGTCGGCAGCAGCGCGAGGTCATCGCCCGCGTATTGCGCAGCGTGCGCGAGCAGGGCGCCCTGGGTGCCGGCAGCCTGACCACCCGTACCGAGCGGGCCGGACCCTGGTGGGACTGGAGCGCAGAGAAGCATGCGCTGGAATGGTTGTTCGCTGCTGGCGAGGTGACGGTGGCCGGGCGGCGTGGCTTCGAGCGCCTCTACGACCTGCCGGAGCGGGTGATCCCGCCGGCGCAGTTCGAGCATCCAGAACTGCATGAAGACGAGGCGCAGCGCCAGTTGCTGCTGCGCTCGGCAGATGCCTTGGGGGTAGCGACGGCAAAGGATCTGCGCGATTACTACCGACTGGACGCTGCCGAAACCAAGGTGCGGATTGCCGAGCTGGTCGAGGCCGGTGAACTGCAGCACGTCGCGGTCGAGGGCTGGACGCAGCCGGCCTATTGTCGTGGCGAGCCAAAGCTGCCGCGGCGGATCAAGGCCAGCGCCCTGTTGTCTCCCTTCGACTCGCTGATCTGGGCGCGCGAACGCACCGAGCGGCTGTTCGACTTCCACTACCGTCTGGAAATCTACACGCCGCAACACAAGCGCGTGTATGGCTACTACGTGCTGCCGTTTCTGCATGACGAGCGATTGCTGGCGCGGCTCGATCTGCGTAGCGAGCGGGCACAGGGGCGCCTGGCGGTGCATGCCGTACATGGGGAGGAGAGTGGCTTGAATGAGGACGCACTGCAGGCTCTGGCGACTCAGCTGCAAGCGCTGGCGAGCTGGCTGGGACTGCAGCGGGTGGTGCTGAATTGCCGGTCGTCTGAGGCCACACGCTTGCGGCCGCTATTGGCGAGTGACCTGTAG
- a CDS encoding autotransporter domain-containing protein, translating into MTRNLPPLLLVIGLTQASPALAVTFEWTGADCYNCTGSWTPAEVPNSPGENALFGNTGTTTVLVGTSVNPSSWVFEDSGNNGQDYVIVGAPVVFAGAGLISNSPELIAISNNLGGSGGVTQNGAGGTLVLSGMNTYTGGTTLNAGTLSVDVDANLGALSGPLTIGNGTLNTKTTFATSRTVTLNGNASLAQALGTGFTLNGVIGGSGSLNLIGDGSAGGLVTLNASNSYTGATNLDRGFLFVNGSIASSSQLTSAQGTFLGGTGTLGQTSVFGSVSPGAAHGSTGTLSIAGNLSTAPSANYRVDFNSGGAHDLIHASGSATLNGADATTSLNGFIPVVNQRYAILSADGGVNGSFTYAAQHLPLSDIDLTYDANNVYFVVARNEIPIGGTPEPPVGGIPEQPIAITPPQESVGGGVDELPADNPILGAIVLLPTVGEIRDALDQLSGQIYPSQQTLLLESSHFARDAVNERLAAQQDEPLTPLLTSLGTLQLAPRLTAWVQLDPHPSAWLQGTGARRKQGDLVDDTAGTFFGIDSRLTDNTTLGLLGGYTRSDVDASHGSSTSDNYTLGTYVGTLLGPWSLKAGTSYTVSEIDSQRTVRFGSFSDAPSADYSASTGQVFAGVAYKISLGATVVEPYADLAWVKVSSEGFTEHGGPAALRVDDNDQDTTFSTLGIRPSYTFAIRDMPMKVKGGLGWRHTFGDLEPSNRMAFAPTGTFAIPGVALAEDTTLVSLGLEAALTPTASLSLAYNGQFGSDTQENGLSGLLQVKF; encoded by the coding sequence GTGACGCGAAATCTCCCGCCCCTGCTCCTCGTGATCGGCCTGACGCAGGCTTCGCCAGCACTCGCCGTGACTTTCGAGTGGACGGGGGCCGACTGCTACAACTGCACGGGGTCCTGGACGCCGGCAGAGGTGCCCAACAGTCCGGGCGAGAATGCGCTATTCGGCAACACTGGCACCACCACTGTGTTGGTGGGAACCTCGGTCAACCCATCGTCCTGGGTGTTCGAAGACAGCGGCAACAACGGCCAGGACTACGTCATAGTCGGCGCGCCGGTGGTTTTCGCCGGCGCCGGCCTGATCAGCAACTCCCCCGAACTGATCGCCATCAGCAACAACCTTGGCGGCAGCGGCGGCGTCACTCAGAACGGCGCTGGCGGGACGTTGGTCCTCTCGGGAATGAACACCTACACCGGCGGCACCACCCTCAACGCCGGCACTCTCTCGGTCGACGTGGATGCCAACCTCGGCGCCCTGAGCGGCCCCCTGACCATCGGCAACGGCACGCTGAACACCAAGACCACCTTCGCCACCAGCCGCACGGTCACCCTGAACGGCAACGCCTCGCTTGCTCAAGCGCTCGGCACCGGTTTCACCCTGAACGGCGTGATTGGCGGCTCCGGCAGCCTGAACCTGATCGGTGACGGCTCCGCCGGCGGTCTCGTTACCCTCAACGCCAGCAACAGCTACACCGGGGCCACCAATCTCGACAGAGGATTCCTGTTCGTCAATGGCTCGATCGCCAGCTCCAGCCAGCTGACCAGCGCCCAAGGTACATTCCTCGGCGGCACCGGTACACTGGGGCAAACCAGCGTATTCGGCAGCGTCTCGCCGGGAGCGGCCCACGGCAGCACTGGCACCCTGAGCATCGCCGGCAACCTGAGCACCGCCCCCTCGGCAAATTATCGCGTCGATTTCAACTCCGGCGGCGCACACGACCTGATCCACGCCAGCGGGAGCGCCACACTGAACGGTGCCGACGCCACCACCTCGCTCAATGGTTTCATTCCGGTGGTGAACCAGCGCTACGCGATTCTCAGCGCCGACGGCGGCGTCAACGGCAGCTTCACCTACGCGGCCCAGCATCTGCCGCTATCGGACATCGACCTCACCTACGACGCAAACAATGTCTACTTCGTCGTCGCCCGTAACGAGATACCGATTGGCGGTACGCCAGAGCCCCCAGTCGGCGGCATACCTGAACAGCCCATCGCGATCACCCCGCCACAAGAATCAGTAGGTGGTGGTGTGGATGAGTTGCCAGCGGACAACCCGATTCTCGGCGCGATTGTTTTGTTGCCCACGGTGGGCGAAATCCGCGACGCTCTCGACCAACTGTCCGGGCAGATCTACCCATCGCAGCAGACCCTTTTGCTGGAGAGCAGTCACTTCGCACGGGACGCGGTCAACGAGCGTCTCGCTGCACAACAGGATGAGCCGCTCACGCCCCTGCTGACCTCGCTCGGCACGCTGCAACTGGCCCCCCGCCTGACCGCCTGGGTGCAGCTTGACCCGCACCCGAGCGCCTGGCTGCAAGGTACCGGCGCGCGCAGGAAGCAGGGTGACTTGGTGGATGACACCGCCGGCACCTTCTTCGGCATCGACTCGCGCCTCACGGACAACACGACCCTGGGCCTCCTCGGCGGCTATACGCGCTCGGACGTGGACGCTTCGCACGGTTCGTCCACCAGCGATAACTACACCCTCGGCACATACGTTGGCACCCTGCTCGGACCTTGGTCGCTCAAGGCCGGCACCAGCTACACGGTCAGCGAGATCGACAGCCAGCGGACCGTGCGCTTCGGCAGTTTCAGTGACGCCCCCAGCGCAGACTATTCGGCCAGCACCGGCCAGGTCTTCGCCGGCGTCGCCTACAAGATCAGCCTGGGCGCTACGGTGGTGGAACCCTATGCCGACCTTGCCTGGGTCAAGGTCAGTAGCGAGGGGTTTACCGAGCACGGTGGCCCAGCGGCCCTGCGCGTGGACGACAATGACCAGGACACCACATTCAGCACCCTGGGCATACGCCCCAGCTACACCTTCGCCATCCGCGACATGCCGATGAAGGTCAAGGGCGGGCTGGGCTGGCGCCACACCTTCGGCGACCTCGAACCGTCCAACCGCATGGCATTCGCCCCCACTGGTACCTTCGCGATACCCGGCGTAGCACTGGCCGAGGACACCACACTCGTCAGCCTGGGACTGGAAGCGGCCCTGACCCCGACTGCCAGCCTGAGCCTGGCCTACAACGGCCAGTTCGGCAGCGACACGCAGGAAAACGGCCTGAGCGGGCTGTTACAGGTCAAGTTCTAG
- a CDS encoding sulfite exporter TauE/SafE family protein, with translation MAFAPYALGAFILLAYTLEAVTGFGSIVIALSLGALLLPIDQLLPVLVPLNIGMTGYLVWRHRAQIDRPLLLGTILPGMLLGTLLGYLLLPYLDEALLKRCFGALILWFAGRELWRLRHAAALPVRPQWLTRLLTLGAGLSHGLFASGGPLLVFGLAGTSLDKARFRATLVSVWFTLNSLLTLAFLVDGRLLPALPQVLVYAPLLLVGLWAGERLHRRFDERHFRIAIYILLLVTGTLLLSPWSML, from the coding sequence ATGGCCTTCGCTCCCTACGCCCTCGGCGCCTTCATCCTGCTGGCCTACACCCTGGAAGCCGTCACCGGTTTCGGCAGCATCGTTATCGCCCTGTCGCTTGGCGCCCTGCTACTGCCGATCGACCAGCTGCTGCCGGTACTGGTGCCGCTGAATATCGGCATGACCGGCTACCTGGTCTGGCGCCACCGCGCACAGATCGACCGCCCGCTGCTGCTCGGCACCATCCTGCCCGGCATGCTGCTCGGCACCCTGCTCGGCTACCTGCTGCTGCCGTACCTGGACGAGGCGCTGCTCAAGCGCTGCTTCGGCGCGCTGATCCTCTGGTTCGCCGGGCGTGAACTGTGGCGCCTGCGCCATGCCGCCGCGCTGCCGGTACGGCCGCAGTGGCTGACTCGCCTGCTGACACTCGGCGCCGGCCTCAGCCACGGCCTGTTTGCCTCCGGCGGGCCGCTACTGGTGTTCGGCCTGGCCGGCACCAGCCTGGACAAGGCGCGCTTTCGCGCCACCCTGGTCAGCGTCTGGTTCACCCTCAACAGCCTGCTGACCCTGGCCTTCCTCGTCGATGGCCGCCTGCTGCCGGCGCTGCCGCAAGTGCTGGTCTATGCCCCGCTGCTGCTGGTCGGCCTGTGGGCCGGCGAACGCCTGCACCGGCGCTTCGACGAGCGTCACTTCCGCATCGCCATCTACATCCTGTTGCTGGTCACCGGCACCCTGCTGCTGTCGCCCTGGAGCATGCTATGA
- a CDS encoding N-acyl-D-amino-acid deacylase family protein yields the protein MSYDIIIKNGLYFDGSGAPGALRHIGIKAGRIDAVSLSPLIENGCPEVLDAAGRWVTPGFLEIHSHYDAEVIAAPALKESVRHGVTSVTIGSCSISMVLADAEDCSDLFTRVEAVPREYVLPILQQKKTWRDAAGYRAFYDQHPLGPNVSSFLGHSELRVAVLGLERATRKIKPTEAELQRMEQLLEEALDAGCIGLSVMTTKLDKMDGDRAWSSPLPSTFASWTEFSRLFAVLRRRGAVLQGAPDAVTKVNVFAFLYQAHGWFRKPLKCSMLTALDLKSQPLLHRFTRLSGWLANRVLRGHFRWQTLPAPFTLRLEGLNVNAFEEFGAGEILRNIKDPDELYAKVLEPEFRALFKKQVKAVLTKGLWHRDFSDCWVTECPDASLVGKNFKQLGAARGLDPVDAYFELACQYREALKWSTCYGNQRLPVMHKLLASPWTQPGFADSGAHLRSIAQYNFPLRFLKYVRDAELAGTPFMDMGRAVHRLSGELADFIGVEAGTIRVGDRADVVIVNPAGLTDELDEMHEAPMEVLGLERVVKRNDAAVDATLINGRIAYRRGAEFPAELGRQLGFGRFLAGQLPALHKP from the coding sequence ATGAGCTACGACATCATCATCAAGAACGGCCTGTACTTCGACGGCAGCGGCGCACCCGGCGCACTGCGGCATATCGGCATCAAGGCCGGGCGCATCGACGCGGTCAGCCTCAGCCCGCTGATTGAGAACGGCTGCCCCGAGGTGCTGGATGCCGCCGGGCGCTGGGTGACCCCGGGCTTCCTGGAAATCCACTCGCACTACGATGCCGAAGTGATCGCCGCCCCCGCGCTGAAGGAGTCGGTGCGCCACGGCGTGACCAGCGTGACCATCGGTTCCTGCTCGATCAGCATGGTGCTGGCCGATGCCGAGGACTGCTCCGACCTGTTCACCCGCGTCGAGGCGGTGCCGCGCGAGTACGTGCTGCCGATCCTGCAACAGAAGAAGACCTGGCGCGACGCCGCCGGCTACCGCGCCTTCTACGACCAGCACCCGCTGGGGCCGAACGTCAGCTCCTTCCTCGGCCATTCCGAGTTGCGCGTGGCGGTGCTCGGCCTGGAGCGCGCCACCCGCAAGATCAAGCCAACCGAAGCCGAGCTGCAGCGCATGGAGCAGTTGCTGGAAGAAGCGCTGGATGCCGGCTGCATCGGCCTATCGGTGATGACCACCAAACTCGACAAGATGGACGGCGACCGCGCCTGGTCCAGCCCGCTACCGTCGACCTTCGCCAGCTGGACCGAGTTCTCGCGCCTGTTCGCCGTACTGCGCCGTCGCGGCGCGGTGCTGCAGGGCGCGCCAGACGCGGTGACCAAGGTCAACGTGTTCGCCTTCCTGTACCAGGCCCACGGCTGGTTCCGCAAACCGCTGAAGTGCTCGATGCTCACCGCCCTGGACCTCAAGTCGCAGCCGCTGCTGCACCGCTTCACCCGCCTCTCCGGCTGGCTGGCCAACCGCGTGCTGCGCGGTCACTTCCGCTGGCAGACCCTGCCGGCGCCCTTCACCCTGCGCCTGGAAGGGCTCAACGTGAACGCCTTCGAGGAGTTCGGCGCCGGCGAGATCCTGCGCAACATCAAGGACCCGGACGAGCTGTACGCCAAGGTCCTGGAGCCGGAGTTCCGCGCCCTGTTCAAGAAGCAGGTCAAGGCCGTGCTGACCAAGGGCCTGTGGCACCGCGACTTCTCCGACTGCTGGGTGACCGAGTGCCCGGACGCCAGCCTGGTCGGCAAGAACTTCAAGCAACTCGGCGCCGCCCGCGGCCTGGACCCGGTGGACGCCTACTTCGAGCTGGCCTGCCAGTACCGCGAGGCGCTGAAGTGGAGCACCTGCTACGGCAACCAGCGCCTGCCGGTGATGCACAAGCTGCTGGCCAGCCCCTGGACCCAGCCGGGCTTCGCCGACTCCGGTGCGCACCTGCGCTCGATTGCCCAGTACAACTTTCCGCTGCGCTTCCTCAAGTACGTGCGTGACGCCGAACTGGCCGGCACGCCGTTCATGGACATGGGCCGCGCCGTGCACCGCCTGAGCGGCGAGCTGGCCGACTTCATCGGAGTGGAGGCCGGCACTATCCGCGTCGGCGACCGCGCCGATGTGGTGATCGTCAACCCGGCCGGGCTGACCGACGAGCTGGATGAGATGCATGAAGCGCCCATGGAAGTGCTCGGCTTGGAGCGGGTGGTCAAGCGCAACGACGCGGCGGTGGACGCCACCCTGATCAACGGCCGCATCGCCTACCGGCGTGGCGCCGAGTTCCCCGCAGAACTGGGCAGGCAGCTGGGCTTCGGTCGCTTCCTGGCGGGCCAGCTGCCAGCCTTGCACAAGCCCTAG
- a CDS encoding DUF1127 domain-containing protein, translated as MKGQKGYAVAQSISIGRVRPLYLLKAAWRQVVRWWELAEQRRRLAMLDGHALKDLGLSRADVLQESERPFWDDPLKR; from the coding sequence ATGAAAGGTCAAAAAGGTTATGCCGTAGCACAGTCGATCAGTATCGGACGGGTGCGTCCCCTGTATCTGCTCAAGGCCGCCTGGCGTCAAGTCGTACGCTGGTGGGAGCTGGCTGAGCAGCGTCGCCGGCTGGCCATGCTGGATGGCCATGCGCTGAAGGACTTGGGCCTGAGCCGGGCCGATGTGTTGCAGGAAAGCGAGCGGCCGTTCTGGGACGACCCGCTCAAGCGTTGA
- a CDS encoding bile acid:sodium symporter family protein encodes MGEVQIQFDPSSLILINIILAVMMFGVSLDLRAEDFRRILREPKAPVIGLLAQFLLLPALTCLACWALRVEPQLALGMMLVAACPGGSFSNIMTWMARGNVAVSVSMTAVSSLAASVLTPLNFTFYAWLNPHTRALLTEISIQPLSLLLMVLLVLGVPLLLGMMVGRRFPTLTLKVEKPLRIFALLVMLVFVGLAFSRNFEQFLQHFHLFFWLVVAHNALALLVGYGSARLARLPVADRRAITLEVGIQNSALGLVIIFTFFPQASGMLLIAAFWGCWHLVSGLSLAWLWSRRTALPAPAQEVTP; translated from the coding sequence ATGGGCGAAGTACAGATCCAGTTCGACCCGTCCAGCCTGATCCTGATCAACATCATCCTGGCGGTGATGATGTTCGGCGTCTCCCTCGACCTGCGCGCCGAGGACTTCCGCCGCATCCTGCGTGAACCCAAAGCACCGGTGATCGGTCTGCTGGCGCAGTTCCTGTTGCTGCCGGCACTGACCTGCCTGGCCTGCTGGGCGCTGCGCGTCGAGCCGCAACTGGCTCTGGGCATGATGCTGGTGGCGGCCTGCCCCGGTGGCAGTTTTTCCAACATCATGACCTGGATGGCCCGTGGCAACGTCGCGGTATCGGTGAGCATGACCGCCGTCTCCAGTCTGGCGGCCAGCGTGCTCACGCCGCTCAACTTCACCTTCTATGCCTGGCTCAACCCGCACACCCGCGCCCTGCTCACCGAGATTTCGATCCAGCCCCTGAGCCTGCTGCTGATGGTGCTGCTGGTGCTGGGCGTGCCGCTGTTGCTGGGCATGATGGTCGGCCGGCGCTTCCCCACGCTCACCCTCAAGGTGGAAAAACCGCTGCGCATCTTCGCCTTGCTGGTGATGCTGGTGTTCGTCGGCCTGGCCTTCAGCCGCAACTTCGAACAGTTCCTCCAGCACTTCCACCTGTTCTTCTGGCTGGTGGTGGCGCACAACGCCCTGGCGCTGCTGGTGGGCTATGGCAGCGCACGCCTAGCGCGCCTGCCGGTCGCCGACCGCCGCGCCATCACCCTGGAAGTCGGCATCCAGAACTCGGCCCTGGGCCTGGTGATCATCTTCACCTTCTTCCCGCAGGCCAGCGGCATGTTGCTGATCGCCGCGTTCTGGGGCTGCTGGCATCTGGTCTCGGGCCTCAGCCTGGCCTGGCTGTGGTCACGCCGTACGGCACTGCCAGCGCCTGCGCAGGAGGTGACGCCATGA
- a CDS encoding class II 3-deoxy-7-phosphoheptulonate synthase, with the protein MSHAWSPESWRSKPIQQQPVYPDLAHLQRVEQTLAGYPPLVFAGEARELRRQFAEVTQGRAFLLQGGDCAESFAEFSTLKIRDTFKVLLQMAIVMTFAAGCPVVKVGRMAGQFAKPRSANDETINGVTLPAYRGDIVNGIDFDEKSRVPDPERLLQAYHQATASLNLLRAFAQGGFADLHQVHQWNLDFIANSALGEKYSQLADRIDETLAFMRACGMDGAAQVRETNFFTAHEALLLGYEQAFVRKDSLTGGWYDCSAHMLWIGDRTRQLDGAHVEFLRGVGNPIGVKVGPSMDPDELIRLIDILNPDNDPGRLNLIVRMGADKVEAHFPRLLRKVQSEGKQVLWSSDPMHGNTIKASSGYKTRDFAQILSEVKQFFAVHQAEGTYAGGIHIEMTGQNVTECIGGARPITEAGLSDRYHTHCDPRMNADQSLELAFMIAETLKQVRR; encoded by the coding sequence ATGTCGCACGCCTGGAGCCCCGAAAGCTGGAGAAGCAAGCCGATCCAGCAACAACCCGTCTACCCTGACCTCGCCCACCTGCAACGGGTCGAGCAGACCCTGGCCGGTTATCCGCCGCTGGTGTTTGCCGGCGAGGCGCGCGAGCTGCGCCGCCAGTTTGCCGAGGTCACCCAGGGTCGGGCTTTTCTCCTGCAGGGTGGCGACTGCGCGGAAAGCTTCGCCGAATTCTCCACCCTGAAGATCCGCGACACCTTCAAGGTGTTGCTGCAGATGGCCATCGTCATGACCTTCGCTGCCGGCTGCCCAGTGGTGAAAGTCGGGCGCATGGCCGGGCAGTTCGCCAAGCCGCGCTCGGCCAATGACGAAACCATCAATGGCGTGACCCTGCCGGCCTACCGCGGCGACATCGTCAATGGCATCGACTTCGACGAGAAAAGCCGTGTACCGGACCCGGAGCGCCTGCTGCAGGCCTACCACCAGGCCACCGCCAGCCTCAACCTGCTGCGCGCCTTCGCCCAGGGCGGCTTCGCCGACCTGCACCAGGTGCACCAGTGGAACCTCGACTTCATCGCCAACTCAGCGCTGGGCGAGAAGTACAGCCAGCTGGCCGACCGCATCGACGAGACCCTGGCCTTCATGCGCGCCTGCGGCATGGACGGCGCCGCCCAGGTGCGCGAAACCAACTTCTTCACCGCCCACGAGGCCCTGCTGCTCGGCTACGAGCAGGCCTTCGTGCGCAAGGACAGCCTCACCGGCGGCTGGTACGACTGCTCCGCGCACATGCTGTGGATCGGCGACCGCACCCGCCAACTGGACGGCGCCCATGTCGAGTTCCTGCGCGGCGTCGGCAACCCGATCGGGGTCAAGGTCGGCCCGAGCATGGACCCGGACGAGCTGATCCGCCTGATCGACATCCTCAATCCGGACAACGACCCCGGCCGCCTCAACCTGATCGTGCGCATGGGCGCCGACAAGGTCGAAGCGCACTTCCCGCGTCTGCTGCGCAAGGTGCAAAGCGAAGGCAAGCAGGTGCTGTGGAGCTCCGACCCCATGCACGGCAACACCATCAAGGCCAGCAGCGGCTACAAGACCCGCGACTTCGCGCAGATCCTCTCCGAGGTGAAGCAGTTCTTCGCCGTGCACCAGGCCGAGGGCACCTATGCCGGCGGCATCCATATCGAGATGACCGGGCAGAACGTCACCGAATGCATCGGCGGCGCGCGACCGATCACCGAAGCCGGCCTGTCGGACCGCTACCACACCCACTGCGACCCACGGATGAACGCCGACCAGTCCCTGGAACTGGCCTTCATGATTGCCGAGACGCTAAAACAGGTACGCCGCTAA